A genomic segment from Streptomyces antibioticus encodes:
- a CDS encoding acetoin utilization protein AcuC, protein MSGRAQLMWDEAVTGYDFGPEHPMDPVRLDLTRRLVSALGLDREVEVVGAKPAGDSTLRLVHREDYVQAVKAASVDPRAADVSYGLGTVDDPAFAGMHEVSSLIAGLSVGAAEAVWRGEALHAVNFSGGLHHAMPGGAAGFCIYNDAALAIARLLELGAERVAYVDVDVHHGDGVQAAFWEDPRVLTISLHEHPRTLFPQTGWPEETGAGAGAGAAVNVALPAGTGDAGWLRAFHAVVPELLADFRPDVLVTQHGADTHFEDPLAHLAVSLDAQRAVQMACHELAHAHAGGRWVALGGGGYAVVDVVPRSWAHLVGVVAGRPVAPETVIPESWRQAVFARTRQLAPVRMTDGRWPVEWGAWEAGYDPESRLDQAVRATRRAVFPLRGLLT, encoded by the coding sequence ATGAGCGGCCGCGCACAGCTGATGTGGGACGAGGCAGTAACGGGCTATGACTTCGGCCCGGAGCATCCGATGGATCCGGTCCGGCTGGATCTGACGCGGAGGCTGGTGTCTGCCCTGGGGCTGGACCGGGAGGTGGAGGTCGTCGGGGCGAAGCCGGCCGGGGACTCCACCCTGAGGCTGGTGCACCGGGAGGATTATGTGCAGGCCGTGAAGGCGGCCTCCGTGGATCCCCGGGCGGCGGACGTGTCGTACGGGCTGGGGACGGTGGACGATCCGGCCTTCGCCGGGATGCACGAGGTGTCGTCGCTGATCGCCGGGTTGTCGGTGGGGGCGGCGGAGGCGGTGTGGCGGGGGGAGGCGCTGCACGCGGTGAACTTCTCCGGCGGGCTGCACCATGCGATGCCCGGGGGTGCGGCGGGGTTCTGCATCTACAACGACGCGGCGCTGGCCATCGCGCGGCTGCTGGAGCTGGGGGCGGAGCGGGTCGCGTACGTCGATGTGGACGTGCATCACGGGGACGGGGTGCAGGCGGCGTTCTGGGAGGACCCGCGGGTGCTGACGATCTCGCTGCACGAGCATCCTCGTACGTTGTTCCCGCAGACCGGGTGGCCGGAGGAGACCGGGGCGGGTGCGGGGGCGGGGGCCGCGGTGAACGTGGCGTTGCCGGCGGGGACGGGGGACGCGGGGTGGTTGCGGGCGTTCCACGCGGTGGTGCCGGAGCTTCTCGCCGACTTCCGGCCGGATGTGCTGGTGACGCAGCACGGGGCGGATACGCATTTCGAGGATCCGTTGGCGCATCTGGCGGTGTCGTTGGACGCGCAGCGGGCGGTGCAGATGGCGTGTCATGAGCTGGCGCACGCGCATGCGGGGGGTCGGTGGGTGGCGTTGGGTGGGGGCGGGTACGCGGTGGTGGATGTGGTGCCGCGGTCGTGGGCGCATCTGGTGGGGGTGGTGGCGGGGCGGCCGGTGGCGCCGGAGACGGTGATTCCGGAGAGTTGGCGGCAGGCCGTTTTTGCTCGTACGCGGCAGTTGGCGCCGGTGCGGATGACTGATGGGCGGTGGCCCGTGGAGTGGGGGGCGTGGGAGGCGGGGTACGACCCTGAGTCTCGGTTGGATCAGGCTGTACGGGCTACTCGGCGGGCGGTGTTTCCGTTGCGGGGGTTGTTGACATAG
- a CDS encoding phosphatase, with translation MCRVGGYGGIRGYLVAVGLAGVVGSGREKSLGRYRAFAARDPRVLMGVEPQGAWGVGELLALMAEKCGVSADPRCVSGHDVIDPDRTVAALDAFAERVAAVAQRGGSVLIGTGHPDRLLGFYGRLADALSAAGCTVLTLAQGRSVDITTRFGLRTHHLDYVRGVAVVREGDGERAGCATPVHSHSPLPVRVALGAAAAEGRPLPDLVIGDHGWVCGAGQLGFEAIGLADTDDPAVFVGQAEGAVAVAVPLDDGVCPDHYLPLARYVLNRACLSQ, from the coding sequence ATCTGTCGCGTGGGCGGGTATGGGGGCATTCGGGGGTACCTCGTCGCCGTTGGGCTGGCCGGGGTTGTGGGAAGTGGGCGGGAGAAGAGTCTGGGGCGGTATCGGGCGTTCGCTGCGCGGGATCCTCGGGTGTTGATGGGGGTGGAGCCGCAGGGGGCCTGGGGGGTGGGGGAGTTGCTTGCGTTGATGGCGGAGAAGTGTGGGGTTTCGGCCGATCCTCGATGCGTTTCAGGGCATGATGTGATCGATCCGGATCGCACCGTCGCCGCGCTCGACGCCTTCGCCGAGCGGGTGGCGGCGGTCGCCCAGCGTGGTGGGAGCGTGCTGATCGGGACCGGGCATCCGGATCGGCTGCTCGGGTTCTACGGTCGGCTCGCGGACGCTTTGTCGGCGGCGGGATGTACTGTCCTCACCCTCGCGCAGGGTCGCTCTGTCGACATAACGACCCGGTTCGGTCTACGTACGCACCACCTCGACTACGTACGCGGCGTCGCGGTCGTCCGGGAGGGCGACGGTGAACGCGCCGGTTGTGCGACCCCTGTGCACAGCCACTCACCCCTGCCGGTTCGGGTCGCGCTCGGGGCGGCCGCGGCGGAGGGGCGGCCGTTGCCGGATCTGGTGATCGGGGACCACGGATGGGTCTGCGGGGCAGGTCAACTGGGGTTCGAGGCCATCGGGCTGGCCGACACCGACGACCCGGCGGTGTTCGTGGGGCAGGCCGAGGGGGCGGTGGCCGTCGCCGTTCCACTTGACGACGGTGTGTGCCCGGACCACTACCTGCCGCTGGCCCGCTACGTACTCAATCGGGCGTGTCTGTCACAGTAG
- a CDS encoding helix-turn-helix domain-containing protein → MAGAGERPLNEVQFLTVAEVASVMRVSKMTVYRLVHSGHLPAIRVGRSFRVPEQAVHEYLRESYVGVETA, encoded by the coding sequence ATGGCTGGAGCAGGCGAACGCCCTCTGAACGAGGTTCAGTTCCTTACCGTGGCGGAAGTCGCCTCGGTGATGCGAGTGTCGAAGATGACCGTGTACCGGCTGGTGCACAGCGGTCATCTGCCCGCCATCCGGGTGGGGCGGTCCTTCCGCGTCCCCGAACAGGCGGTGCACGAGTACCTCCGCGAGAGCTACGTGGGGGTGGAAACCGCCTGA
- a CDS encoding 30S ribosomal protein bS22, which produces MGSVIKKRRKRMAKKKHRKLLKRTRVQRRNKK; this is translated from the coding sequence GTGGGCTCTGTTATCAAGAAGCGGCGCAAGCGGATGGCCAAGAAGAAGCACCGCAAGCTGCTCAAGCGCACGCGCGTTCAGCGTCGTAACAAGAAGTAG
- a CDS encoding NAD-dependent epimerase/dehydratase family protein encodes MGKVVLVTGVARQLGGRFVRRIQRDPDVERVIGVDAVRPEHHLGGAEFVQADIRQATVARVLAETGADTVVHLDVTATALGSGSRTVVKETNVIGTMQLLGACQKSPTVKRLVVKSSTNVYGSAPRDPAVFTETTPAKSLPSGGFAKDAVEVEGYVRGFARRRPDVAVCVLRFANILGPTAETPLASYFSLPVLPTVLGYDPRLQFVHEDDVIDVLRIASHEPERGTLNSGTFNIAGDGVLLLSQCSRRLGRPTVPLLLPAVTWAGTLVRTLGMTDFSPEQIRLLTHGRVVATTQMRETLGFRPRYTTAEAFADFARSHGPGLLPPEAVAEAVDRVAALPFAGGALPGAPVPAHPPTPSAN; translated from the coding sequence TTGGGGAAGGTCGTGCTCGTGACCGGAGTGGCCCGTCAACTGGGGGGCCGTTTCGTACGACGGATTCAGCGGGACCCCGATGTGGAGCGGGTCATCGGCGTGGACGCCGTGCGGCCCGAGCACCATCTCGGCGGCGCCGAGTTCGTCCAGGCCGACATCCGGCAGGCCACCGTCGCGCGGGTGCTCGCCGAGACGGGCGCCGACACCGTCGTCCATCTGGACGTGACGGCCACCGCGCTCGGCAGCGGCAGCCGGACCGTGGTCAAGGAGACCAACGTCATCGGGACGATGCAGCTCCTCGGCGCCTGCCAGAAGTCCCCGACCGTGAAGCGGCTGGTCGTCAAGTCGTCCACCAACGTCTACGGGTCGGCGCCGCGCGATCCGGCCGTGTTCACCGAGACGACCCCCGCCAAGTCGCTGCCCAGCGGCGGGTTCGCCAAGGACGCCGTCGAGGTCGAGGGGTATGTGCGCGGCTTCGCGCGGCGGCGGCCCGATGTCGCCGTGTGCGTGCTGCGGTTCGCCAACATCCTCGGGCCCACCGCCGAGACGCCGCTCGCCTCCTACTTCTCGCTGCCCGTGCTGCCCACCGTGCTCGGCTACGACCCGCGGCTCCAGTTCGTGCACGAGGACGACGTCATCGACGTCCTGCGGATCGCCTCGCACGAGCCGGAGCGCGGCACCCTGAACAGCGGCACGTTCAACATCGCCGGGGACGGCGTGCTGCTGCTGTCGCAGTGCTCGCGGCGGCTCGGACGGCCCACCGTGCCCCTGCTGCTGCCGGCGGTCACCTGGGCCGGAACCCTGGTGCGTACGCTGGGCATGACGGACTTCTCGCCCGAGCAGATCAGGCTGCTGACGCACGGCCGGGTGGTGGCGACCACCCAGATGCGCGAGACGCTCGGCTTCCGCCCGCGGTACACCACGGCCGAGGCGTTCGCGGACTTCGCGCGCAGCCACGGGCCGGGGCTGCTGCCGCCCGAGGCCGTCGCGGAGGCCGTCGACCGGGTCGCCGCGCTGCCCTTCGCGGGCGGCGCCCTGCCCGGGGCCCCCGTCCCGGCCCACCCCCCGACGCCGAGCGCCAACTGA
- a CDS encoding lysophospholipid acyltransferase family protein translates to MADAKVIPFDDDRSRGGAAGRQPRRRGVSRRANGEPAPVREIGDLAGTGGVQPLPTRAGEQDDVPVKDGTEAGDAAGGRGDGGLERRIAGGLAFLRRRLTGDYEVDDFGYDEELTDQVLMSLLRPVYEKYFRVEVKGVENIPAEGGALIVANHSGTLPLDGLMMQVAVHDHHPAGRHLRLLAADLVFVLPVVNELARKLGHTLACAEDAERLLGQGELVGVMPEGFKGIGKPFGERYKLQRFGRGGFVSTALRQGAPIVPCSIVGAEEIYPMIGNAKTLARLLGFPYFPLTPTFPWLGPLGAIPLPTKWTIQFGEPIPTDGYPPEAAEDPMLMFNLTDQVREQIQHTLYKLLVQRRSVFF, encoded by the coding sequence ATGGCGGACGCCAAGGTCATTCCGTTCGACGACGACCGCTCCCGCGGGGGTGCCGCAGGGCGGCAGCCGCGGCGGCGGGGCGTGTCCCGGCGCGCGAACGGCGAGCCCGCTCCGGTCCGGGAGATCGGTGACCTCGCCGGGACCGGCGGGGTCCAGCCCCTGCCCACCAGGGCCGGGGAGCAGGATGATGTTCCTGTGAAGGACGGGACGGAGGCGGGGGACGCGGCGGGCGGACGGGGCGACGGCGGCCTGGAGCGGCGGATCGCCGGCGGGCTCGCCTTCCTGCGCCGCCGGCTCACGGGCGACTACGAGGTCGACGACTTCGGGTACGACGAGGAGCTGACCGACCAGGTCCTGATGTCGCTGCTGCGCCCGGTGTACGAGAAGTACTTCCGGGTCGAGGTGAAGGGCGTCGAGAACATCCCGGCCGAGGGCGGGGCGCTGATCGTCGCCAACCATTCGGGGACACTGCCGCTGGACGGGCTGATGATGCAGGTCGCCGTCCACGACCATCACCCCGCGGGCCGGCATCTGCGGCTGCTCGCCGCCGACCTGGTGTTCGTGCTGCCGGTGGTGAACGAGCTGGCGCGCAAGCTCGGGCACACCCTCGCCTGCGCCGAGGACGCCGAGCGGCTGCTGGGGCAGGGGGAGCTGGTCGGGGTGATGCCCGAGGGGTTCAAGGGCATCGGGAAGCCGTTCGGGGAGCGGTACAAGCTCCAGCGGTTCGGGCGGGGCGGGTTCGTGTCGACCGCGCTGCGGCAGGGCGCGCCGATCGTGCCGTGCTCGATCGTCGGGGCGGAGGAGATCTACCCGATGATCGGCAACGCCAAGACGCTGGCGCGGCTGCTCGGGTTCCCGTACTTCCCGCTGACGCCGACCTTTCCGTGGCTGGGGCCGCTGGGCGCGATTCCGCTGCCCACCAAGTGGACGATCCAGTTCGGCGAGCCGATCCCGACGGACGGGTATCCGCCGGAGGCGGCGGAGGATCCGATGCTGATGTTCAACCTCACCGACCAGGTGCGCGAGCAGATCCAGCACACGCTGTACAAGCTGCTGGTGCAGCGGCGGTCGGTGTTCTTCTGA
- a CDS encoding DUF5667 domain-containing protein — MIANVSAHRRASAFAQALEEQSDQATAAEQTEGSPPAPAAADQTERGRLLALATSLAELPKPELDPEVKVVQRAQLVAAMEAMLRSGTVGGEAADPSVPEQRSHRARGAHRASPLGKFRPRSRIAKGLTAGGLSVGVAAGAFGGVAAASSDALPGDGLYGLKRGIEDFKLTYLADGDDERGRTYLDQASTRLNEARRLMERGRGGQLDHESLGEVRRALSGMRHDASEGHRLLHEAYERDPESLGPIQALSAFSRSHRDAWGALRDKLPLQLGDVSQQVSSVFEAIEDEVAPLQSLLPQPPAPGDAGPGSSRSTGSTATGGTDTGRSTTPGTDASRGSGAGTGSGAGPSKSSSAGTGDEGLLGGSTGGLLDPPKESGAASPSTPTPVKPPDVTIPPLLPGLLPGLGIDSQDAD, encoded by the coding sequence GTGATCGCGAACGTATCGGCGCACCGGCGGGCGAGCGCCTTCGCCCAGGCTCTGGAGGAGCAGTCCGACCAGGCCACGGCGGCCGAGCAGACCGAAGGATCACCGCCGGCGCCGGCCGCTGCGGACCAGACCGAGCGGGGCCGTCTCCTGGCCCTCGCCACGAGTCTCGCCGAGCTGCCCAAACCGGAACTCGACCCCGAGGTCAAGGTCGTTCAGCGGGCCCAGTTGGTCGCGGCGATGGAGGCCATGCTGCGATCGGGCACCGTGGGAGGCGAAGCGGCGGACCCTTCGGTACCCGAGCAGCGGTCCCACCGCGCCCGGGGGGCCCACCGGGCGAGTCCGCTGGGCAAGTTCCGACCACGCTCCCGCATCGCCAAGGGCCTCACGGCCGGCGGCCTGAGCGTGGGCGTCGCCGCCGGTGCGTTCGGCGGAGTCGCGGCCGCGAGTTCCGACGCCCTCCCCGGTGACGGGCTCTACGGGCTCAAGCGCGGCATCGAGGACTTCAAGCTCACCTACCTGGCCGACGGCGACGACGAGCGCGGGCGCACCTACCTCGACCAGGCGTCCACCCGGCTCAACGAAGCCCGCAGGCTCATGGAGCGCGGCCGCGGCGGCCAGCTCGACCACGAGTCCCTCGGCGAGGTCCGGCGCGCCCTGTCCGGCATGCGGCACGACGCCTCCGAGGGCCACCGGCTGCTCCATGAGGCGTACGAGCGCGACCCGGAGTCCCTCGGCCCCATCCAGGCCCTCTCCGCGTTCTCCCGCTCGCACCGGGACGCCTGGGGCGCCCTGCGCGACAAACTGCCCCTCCAGCTCGGCGACGTCTCTCAGCAGGTGTCGTCGGTCTTCGAGGCCATAGAGGACGAGGTCGCCCCGCTCCAGTCCCTGCTGCCGCAGCCACCGGCCCCGGGCGACGCGGGCCCCGGCAGCAGCCGGAGCACCGGCTCGACGGCCACCGGCGGCACCGACACCGGCCGCTCCACGACCCCCGGCACCGACGCCTCCCGAGGCAGCGGCGCCGGAACCGGCAGCGGCGCCGGCCCCAGCAAGTCCTCGAGCGCCGGCACCGGCGACGAGGGCCTCCTCGGCGGCAGCACCGGCGGCCTGCTCGACCCGCCCAAGGAGTCCGGCGCGGCCTCCCCGTCCACGCCCACCCCGGTCAAGCCGCCGGACGTGACGATCCCGCCACTGCTCCCCGGCCTCCTGCCGGGCCTCGGCATCGACAGCCAGGACGCGGACTAG
- a CDS encoding ECF subfamily RNA polymerase sigma factor, BldN family, producing the protein MYPHVGVDTSGLATLRATVATVQDLLRGFVPTAYAVPAFVTATPAGPCYALAEGGAVVGRRGRSSGASTAARRPAADSDSARMMDLVERAQAGEADAFGRLYDQYSDTVYRYIYYRVGGKATAEDLTSETFLRALRRIGTFTWQGRDFGAWLVTIARNLVADHFKSSRFRLEITTGEMLDANEVERSPEDSVLESLSNAALLDAVRRLNPQQQECVTLRFLQGLSVAETARVMGKNEGAIKTLQYRAVRTLARLLPDDAR; encoded by the coding sequence GTGTACCCACACGTCGGGGTTGACACCTCGGGCCTGGCTACGCTGCGCGCAACGGTCGCTACGGTCCAGGACCTGTTGCGCGGCTTCGTCCCCACCGCGTACGCCGTACCCGCCTTCGTCACCGCCACGCCGGCGGGCCCGTGCTACGCACTGGCGGAAGGCGGCGCCGTCGTCGGCAGACGAGGGCGTTCCTCCGGCGCGTCCACCGCCGCCCGCCGCCCCGCCGCCGACAGCGACAGCGCCCGCATGATGGACCTCGTCGAACGCGCCCAGGCCGGCGAGGCCGACGCCTTCGGGCGCCTGTACGACCAGTACAGCGACACCGTCTACCGCTACATCTACTACCGCGTGGGCGGCAAGGCGACCGCCGAGGACCTCACCAGCGAGACCTTCCTGCGCGCCCTGCGGCGCATCGGGACCTTCACCTGGCAGGGCCGCGACTTCGGCGCCTGGCTCGTCACGATCGCCCGCAACCTCGTCGCCGACCACTTCAAGTCGAGCCGCTTCCGCCTGGAGATCACCACCGGCGAGATGCTCGACGCCAACGAGGTCGAGCGCTCCCCCGAGGACTCCGTCCTGGAGTCCCTCTCCAACGCCGCGCTGCTGGACGCCGTCCGCCGGCTCAACCCCCAGCAGCAGGAGTGCGTGACCCTCCGGTTCCTCCAGGGACTGTCCGTCGCCGAGACCGCGCGCGTGATGGGCAAGAACGAAGGGGCCATCAAGACCCTCCAGTACCGGGCCGTGCGCACCCTGGCCCGCCTCCTGCCGGACGACGCCCGCTGA
- a CDS encoding HAD family hydrolase, with translation MAALGWLTPRRRSATARSVLAGEASAEAARKSTQDTQLEQPTADEPQFPVHGDALAAAFFDLDNTVMQGAALFHFGRGLYKRKFFETRDLVRFAWQQAWFRLAGIEDPEHMQDARDSALSIVKGHRVSELMSIGEEIYDEYMAERIWPGTRALAQAHLDAGQKVWLVTAAPVEIAQVIARRLGLTGALGTVAESVDGVYTGKLVGEPLHGPAKAEAVRALAAAEGLDLSRCAAYSDSHNDIPMLSLVGHPYAINPDTKLRKHARGLDWRLRDYRTGRKAAKVGIPAAAGVGAVAGGTAAAIALHNRRRR, from the coding sequence ATGGCCGCTCTCGGATGGCTCACCCCCCGTAGGCGCTCCGCCACGGCGCGGAGCGTGTTGGCAGGCGAAGCCTCGGCGGAGGCCGCCCGCAAGTCCACGCAGGACACACAGCTCGAACAGCCCACCGCGGACGAACCGCAGTTCCCGGTCCACGGCGACGCGCTGGCCGCCGCTTTCTTCGACCTGGACAACACCGTGATGCAGGGCGCCGCCCTGTTCCACTTCGGCCGTGGCCTGTACAAACGCAAGTTCTTCGAGACCCGCGACCTGGTCCGGTTCGCCTGGCAGCAGGCGTGGTTCCGGCTGGCCGGCATCGAGGACCCCGAGCACATGCAGGACGCCCGTGACTCGGCCCTGTCCATCGTCAAGGGCCACCGCGTCTCCGAACTGATGTCGATCGGCGAGGAGATCTACGACGAGTACATGGCCGAGCGCATCTGGCCCGGCACCCGCGCCCTCGCCCAGGCCCATCTGGACGCCGGTCAGAAGGTGTGGTTGGTCACAGCCGCCCCGGTGGAGATCGCCCAGGTGATCGCCCGCCGCCTCGGCCTCACCGGCGCCCTCGGCACGGTCGCCGAGTCGGTCGACGGCGTCTACACCGGCAAGCTGGTCGGCGAACCGCTGCACGGCCCCGCGAAGGCGGAGGCGGTCCGCGCCCTGGCCGCGGCCGAGGGCCTCGACCTCTCCCGCTGCGCCGCCTACAGCGACTCGCACAACGACATCCCGATGCTGTCGCTGGTCGGCCACCCCTACGCCATCAACCCGGACACCAAACTGCGCAAGCACGCCCGGGGCCTGGACTGGCGGCTGCGCGACTACCGCACCGGCCGCAAGGCGGCGAAGGTCGGCATCCCGGCGGCGGCCGGCGTCGGAGCGGTCGCGGGCGGCACGGCGGCGGCCATCGCCCTGCACAACAGACGCCGGCGGTAG
- a CDS encoding glutaredoxin family protein, with product MARMSPFFRRKAVPPRERSVTLVGKPGCHLCDDARTVVEKVCAELGVPWEEKDITRDPRLHEEYWEQIPVVLVDGEQHTFWRVDEGRLRKELTGN from the coding sequence ATGGCCCGTATGAGTCCGTTCTTTCGACGTAAGGCCGTCCCTCCCCGCGAGAGGTCGGTCACGCTGGTGGGCAAGCCCGGCTGTCATCTGTGCGACGACGCCCGGACGGTGGTGGAGAAGGTCTGCGCCGAGCTGGGGGTGCCGTGGGAGGAGAAGGACATCACGCGCGATCCGCGCCTGCACGAGGAGTACTGGGAGCAGATCCCGGTGGTGCTGGTCGACGGCGAACAGCACACGTTCTGGCGGGTGGACGAGGGGCGGCTGCGCAAAGAGCTGACGGGGAACTGA
- a CDS encoding redox-sensing transcriptional repressor Rex: MATGRTHRPATRSRGIPEATVARLPLYLRALTALSERSVPTVSSEELAAAAGVNSAKLRKDFSYLGSYGTRGVGYDVEYLVYQISRELGLTQDWPVVIVGIGNLGAALANYGGFASRGFRVAALIDADPAMAGKPVAGIPVQHTDELEKIITDNGVSIGVIATPAGAAQQVCDRLVAAGVTSILNFAPTVLTVPDGVDVRKVDLSIELQILAFHEQRKAGEEAAALDGAVPAPAGRDDSRTDRTERTGRTGGTDQGPDGDVPAVMPA, encoded by the coding sequence GTGGCAACTGGCCGAACTCACCGACCGGCGACCCGTAGCCGAGGGATTCCCGAGGCCACCGTCGCCCGCCTTCCGCTGTACCTCCGTGCGCTGACCGCTCTGTCGGAGCGCTCGGTGCCCACGGTGTCGTCGGAGGAACTCGCGGCCGCGGCCGGGGTCAACTCCGCCAAGCTGCGCAAGGACTTCTCCTACCTGGGCTCCTACGGCACCCGCGGGGTCGGCTACGACGTCGAGTACCTCGTCTACCAGATCTCCCGTGAGCTGGGCCTCACCCAGGACTGGCCGGTCGTCATCGTCGGTATCGGAAACCTCGGCGCCGCCCTCGCCAACTACGGCGGGTTCGCCTCGCGCGGGTTCCGCGTGGCCGCGCTGATCGACGCCGACCCGGCGATGGCCGGCAAGCCCGTCGCGGGCATCCCGGTGCAGCACACCGACGAGCTCGAGAAGATCATCACGGACAACGGCGTGTCGATCGGTGTCATCGCCACCCCGGCCGGCGCCGCCCAGCAGGTCTGCGACCGGCTCGTGGCCGCCGGGGTGACCTCCATCCTGAACTTCGCGCCGACCGTGCTGACCGTCCCGGACGGCGTCGACGTGCGCAAGGTCGACCTCTCCATCGAGCTGCAGATCCTCGCCTTCCACGAGCAGCGCAAGGCCGGCGAGGAGGCCGCGGCCCTCGACGGCGCCGTACCGGCCCCGGCCGGCCGCGACGACTCCCGCACCGACCGCACCGAGCGCACTGGCCGGACCGGCGGCACCGACCAGGGACCCGACGGGGACGTACCCGCCGTGATGCCGGCATGA
- a CDS encoding glutamyl-tRNA reductase, giving the protein MSLLVVGLSHRSAPVSVLERASLSADAQLKLLQDTVAAEPATEAAVLATCNRIELYADVDKFHAGVAELSTLLAQHSGVGLDELTPYLYVHYEDRAVHHLFSVACGLDSMVVGEGQVLGQIKDSLARAQDLHTAGRLLNDLFQQSLRVGKRAHSETGIDRAGQSLVTFGLEQLAAGEDVSAWARGKKALVIGAGSMSSLAAATLARAGVAEVVVANRTFDRAERLARILTEDESTDVPARAVPMESVPAELTRADIAVSCTGATGLVLTAEAIAAAVEGRAGAPAASASADLGEEGPSAVRALPPTSLGTEENCPLDLPAAQRSGFSVLGEAAVAGMDAATLEQHAAWVDNATVDRRTAVRRGPETDAELITALAATAATVGRIPERRRPEPAAALVRPEPVLFLLDLAMPRDVDAAAHRLAGVRLVDIESLAEASAGAPMAADVDQVRRIVGDEVAAFGAALRAAHITPTVVALRAMAADVVAGEIARLEGRLPGLDGKHRAEITQTVKRVVDKLLHAPTVRVKQLAAEPGGAGYADALRTLFDLDPETVASVSRADDSTEKNRGPE; this is encoded by the coding sequence ATGAGTCTCCTCGTCGTCGGGCTGAGCCACCGCAGCGCCCCGGTGAGCGTCCTGGAGCGGGCCTCGCTCTCCGCGGACGCCCAGCTCAAGCTGCTCCAGGACACGGTCGCCGCCGAACCGGCCACCGAGGCCGCCGTCCTGGCCACCTGCAACCGGATCGAGCTGTACGCCGACGTGGACAAGTTCCACGCCGGTGTCGCCGAGCTGTCCACCCTGCTCGCCCAGCACAGCGGGGTCGGCCTCGACGAGCTGACCCCCTATCTCTACGTGCACTACGAGGACCGGGCCGTCCACCATCTGTTCTCGGTGGCCTGCGGGCTGGACTCGATGGTCGTCGGCGAGGGCCAGGTCCTCGGGCAGATCAAGGACTCCCTGGCCCGGGCGCAGGACCTGCACACCGCCGGACGGCTGCTGAACGACCTGTTCCAGCAGAGCCTCCGGGTCGGCAAGCGGGCCCACTCCGAGACCGGCATCGACCGGGCCGGGCAGTCCCTGGTCACCTTCGGCCTGGAGCAGCTCGCCGCCGGTGAGGACGTCTCGGCCTGGGCGCGCGGCAAGAAGGCCCTGGTCATCGGCGCGGGCTCGATGTCCTCGCTGGCCGCCGCCACGCTCGCGCGCGCCGGGGTCGCCGAGGTCGTCGTCGCCAACCGCACCTTCGACCGCGCCGAGCGGCTCGCCCGGATCCTGACCGAGGACGAGAGCACGGACGTGCCGGCCCGCGCGGTACCGATGGAATCGGTGCCGGCCGAGCTGACACGTGCCGACATCGCCGTCTCCTGTACCGGCGCGACGGGCCTCGTGCTGACCGCGGAGGCGATCGCGGCGGCCGTCGAGGGCCGCGCCGGCGCACCGGCCGCCAGCGCGTCGGCCGACCTCGGCGAGGAGGGCCCGTCGGCCGTCCGCGCGCTGCCGCCGACCTCCCTCGGCACCGAGGAGAACTGTCCGCTCGACCTGCCCGCCGCCCAGCGCTCCGGCTTCTCCGTGCTCGGCGAGGCCGCCGTGGCCGGCATGGACGCGGCGACCCTGGAGCAGCACGCCGCCTGGGTCGACAACGCGACCGTCGACCGCCGTACGGCCGTCCGGCGCGGCCCCGAGACCGACGCCGAGCTGATCACCGCGCTCGCCGCGACCGCCGCCACCGTCGGCCGGATCCCCGAGCGCCGCAGGCCCGAACCGGCCGCCGCGCTGGTCCGCCCCGAGCCCGTGCTGTTCCTGCTGGACCTCGCGATGCCGCGGGACGTCGACGCGGCCGCGCACCGGCTGGCCGGGGTGCGCCTGGTGGACATCGAGTCGCTGGCGGAGGCGTCCGCGGGCGCCCCGATGGCCGCCGACGTGGACCAGGTGCGGCGGATCGTCGGCGACGAGGTCGCCGCGTTCGGCGCCGCGCTGCGGGCCGCGCACATCACCCCGACCGTGGTCGCGCTGCGCGCGATGGCCGCCGATGTCGTCGCGGGCGAGATCGCCCGCCTCGAAGGACGGCTGCCCGGCCTCGACGGCAAGCACCGCGCGGAGATCACCCAGACCGTGAAGCGCGTCGTCGACAAGCTGCTGCACGCGCCGACCGTCCGCGTCAAACAGCTCGCCGCCGAACCCGGCGGCGCCGGGTACGCGGACGCGCTGCGCACCCTGTTCGACCTCGACCCGGAGACGGTGGCCTCTGTCTCCCGGGCCGACGACAGCACCGAGAAGAACCGAGGGCCGGAATGA